One Abyssibacter profundi DNA segment encodes these proteins:
- a CDS encoding helix-turn-helix domain-containing protein, with protein MSSNYHHLSPEERATIMIQHGQGATLSSIARLLGRHRSTISRELSRQSGRTYSAVQAAQRYRRARRRCGRPSKLQAGTRLSDRVVSMLEHRQWSPEQIAEKLKREHPDDPSMHVSHETIYSWVYAQPR; from the coding sequence ATGTCATCCAACTACCATCACCTGAGTCCAGAAGAGCGTGCGACCATCATGATTCAGCACGGCCAGGGCGCCACGCTCAGTTCCATCGCACGCCTGTTGGGCCGTCACCGTTCAACGATCTCTCGTGAGCTGTCACGCCAGAGCGGCCGAACATACTCGGCAGTCCAGGCCGCCCAACGCTACCGCCGGGCTCGTCGCAGGTGCGGCCGACCGTCTAAGCTGCAAGCCGGTACACGATTGTCAGATCGGGTCGTCAGCATGCTTGAGCATCGCCAGTGGTCGCCAGAGCAAATCGCAGAAAAGCTGAAACGGGAACACCCGGACGATCCGTCCATGCACGTGAGCCACGAGACSATYTATTCGTGGGTCTACGCGCAGCCGAGAA